From the genome of Capsicum annuum cultivar UCD-10X-F1 chromosome 4, UCD10Xv1.1, whole genome shotgun sequence:
AGATTCTGGAGATAAAAGTCCTCGAAACAATGATGTTGATGATTTGGAAGATCAGTCTCTTGAAGAAATTGAGTGTGAAGAAATATCTCTTTTAAACTGCTAACCTTTTTTTAGTAAGGCGCTGTCcaattatttcttcaaaaattaGTTATTTTGTCCATTGTGTTTCTATTATTAGGTGGTGAAGTGACTATCCTTTCTTATTGCTCCACAGGTTTGATAATTTTGTTTTTCATTTGCGCCCAAGTAATAAGTAATAATTTTATGATGCATTATTGGTCCTCCCAACACTAGTGCTAAATGGTCCAATATGACTGCAGGTTAACTAGAATACAATCACACACAAagcaaatagaaaagaaaaaaaaaataacacaacgAGCATAAATATTTTCTGTTGAGTGAAGGAAAGACATAGTCCAATCCAAGAGATGATTCCACTATCTTTTGCAAAGTCTCAGTCTTAGTCCGGCAGTCTTAGATCATTATTATTCTCATGAGCAGGATCCTAGCTTACGCATCGCTTTGCATGTCTCTTTTAGTCTTTAGGAAGCATCTCCTGCCAGATATTGTCATGATACCATATTCAGTGTCTTGAGCGAAGGGTCTTCCGGaagcaacctctctacctccacgaagtaggggtaaggtctggGTACGCCCTACACTCCCCAAaatccacttgtgggattacattagGTATGTTGTTGCATCATATCAATGTCTTAATGttaattcaaattattaatttcacctacagtaaaaaaaaagagtgaagaagaatttttcatcctcaaattatgaatttcatatagTCCTTGACATTTCCTTTTTTTGGCACTTTTTTAGGTGCCCCTAACTTTATTTTCTGACCTGTATTAGACTATGAGGGAAATTATTAGTAACTTTATGCAAGAAAGAGACATTTTAGacataaaaatatttcttataaattcattgtaatattaaaattacgagtttaattatttatagcatatattcatatattaattCAATTCATTCTTATGGTGTTATTGAGGTGCATCCTTTTACATTTGGTTATAAAAGTTAGGATTAAAAGACACCAATGGTTTCTTATTTTGATTGTATATTCAAAATAGCCTCTTACgtatgtattttatagttttagtcgaataagttaataaaaatctaacatttttttggttaaatattttctaaattcgTTCTTTTTGTGTTATTGATGTAAGCCTTCAATCCCTTAAAACAACTAGAATTCAATGGAGATGTGTTCCGGTATTTAGGAATACGTTTTTAGATGTGAAATCGTAAGAAGAATTCGTTCTCCGCTCACATGgtatagaagaagataaaagaaagacaatgtattttttttgttcatcttGAAAACAAAAAGCCTCTACTTCTATTTTAGGTTGATGAAGAAAAATGCAACTTCTTCTAACATTGACTCATTCAGCCTATTGTAAGTATTTTGTGGCAACAAGAAAGTTCTCTTAGCTAAATTTCCCTTGATTTACAAATTACacatgaaaatacaaaacaagTAAACTTTTAAGCTAAGTGTACTACCATCCCCCTTTAATATTTTTCCACAATATGATGTGCTATCATTTCTTAATATATTAGAATAGCTGAGCCCAACAAGGTCGTACTTGTGGTGTAGCAGATTGTTAATTGATTTATAAAGCACTTAAGCAATCTGTCCAATCCTATCAGAATTTTATTTACAGCCTGTTAATGATCTTTTATACTTAATAATTGAATAGATATTAATAAAACAGGGCCCTCTTTTTTATGGTTTGAACCAGGGGCGGATCTACAGTATTGGGTGGAGGTTAGCGGGAACCCCCACCCACTACCGTAGATtcgataaatatattaaaaaatagaataagtaaataaaatattatagatcaGAACCCATAAACAAAAAGAAACTTTGGTTGATGGCATGGAATGTACTCTTGAATTGCTTGTTCCCATTACCATGGGATCGATCCCTGTGGGAgttgtctttttttattatattttcatattaatttattttactacGAACCCACAAGATTAAAATTCTAGATCCGTCTCTGGTTTGAACACATAAACTATTGCATTCTCATTTTCAACATTGTGAGACACACACCCCAAGAATGTCAAGCAAAACACACATTTGTGTCCTTACATTAGTATGTGCCGGAACGAGGTAGAAGGTTGTccacttttttattaaaaaaaaaattcactaaatatgtACAAATATAAACCAGGCAATCAATACCTAACATATGTCACTATTTTAGAATTTGAACCTATAAAATTCAAGTTCTGACGCCCTGCTTCTCACAAGGTTTAGTGTGTTATATTTTTATAGACAACTTTACTTGTTTTCTGATAAATTTGTGTAAAACATGATAACGACACAACCACCATTTTCAAGACTTAATTGATTTGGTTGGTTTCAAATGATCAAGTACCTTGGTCCCACATAAGCTGGAAAATAAATTAAGTTGGGTAACAATATTAATTGAGATgatagaataaaagaagaaagttgatcaaaaaaaagatttaaaacaaAAGTATCCAAAACGGATATTCTCAAAATTTAACGCTATATAAAGTTTCAATACCACAGATTACTAGCCATACCATTTTCCTACTAATATATGCAATTATGGAGAAAACATTAATCTCTTTTCTCTCATTGCTTCAGTATGTTATGGTTAGTTCAGCTATGACCCAAACCAACACTACCACTGATCAATTAgctcttttttcttgaaaatctcaaatcatttTCGACCCCTTTCACTTCTTGGATAAAAGTTGGTCTCCCGCTACTTCTGTTTGTCATTGGGTTAGAGTCACCTGTGACTTTCGTCACAAGAGAGTGAATTCCTTGAATTTTTCTAATATGGCTCTTACGGGCAGAATTCCACAAGATTTTGGAAACCTCttatttcttgtttctcttgacttAGGAAGCAACAACTTTCATAAAAATTTCCCTCAAGAAATGGCACGCTTGCATATGATTAcgtttgttgatttatttttcaaCAACTTCAGAGGAGAGGTTCCTTCTTGGTTTGGGTTCTTACACCAACATCAATTTCTAAGTAGTAGGAATAATAGTTTCACTGGTTCCattccttcttcattttcttatctttccaCACTTGAAGACTTTAAATCTTAACTTCAATTCCATAGAAGGTCATATCCCTGTGTCTCTCTCGAATGGCTTGAGATTGGAGAGGTTAGAACTATTTGGCAATACACTTCAAGGAAACATTCCAGAAGAGATCGGAAATCTTCACAACATGAACTGGTTGTCAATACAATTTAACCAACTTACGGGTTCCATACCATTaacaattttcaatatttctagaatCAAAGTCATTTCATTTAGAGGCAATAGCCTATCAGGAAAGCTGCCAAATGTTTTATGCAATGGCCTCCCAATAGTCAAAGTGCTTTATCTATCAAAAACAAGATTCATGGTAATATTCCCACAAGCTTATCAAATTGTTCACAAGTTCAACAATTGACTTTATCAGAAATTAAATTTGATGGACCAATAGATAGTGAAATTGGAAGTTTAACTAATCTACAGGTCTTGGCTCTCGGATCTAACCATTTCACTGGTATGTTTTATCTTATgaattttatctaataacttcaaaaagaattaattataaacttcaaaaagaattaattatacATTAATTGCAGGGATAATTTCACAAGAAATTGGGAATCTTGTTAATTAGATGGAGTTATGGATGGAGAGCAGCCAGATGACCGACTCTGTCCTGATCTCCATATGCAATATCTCGGTGTGGCAAGTTTTTTCACTGTGGAGAAACAATCTTAGTGGAATCTTACCACGGGAGATTTGCAACTTAATCAAGATGCAATTTTTATATCTTGAAAAAAATAGGTTTACCGGTACGTAGTCAAAGTGATAGAAAGAAGTACAACTTATACTAGTTAATCTCATTAGTGTTCCTTTTTGTCCTTGTGTTTCCAGGTGGAATACACAAAGAGATGAGCAATCTAATTGAGTCGGAGGTACATGATTGTTATGACACGAAccgaggccctagccgtgatgagcatctCGAACCACAAAGGCCCGGACGCCCTtgtctatctggtagtcatgcacaacattcatacaaTAATGAAAAGATGCGGAAAATAAATCACAATAGAACCATGGTCATACTCTAAGTTCAATTTAACAATGAAAAAGGAAATCAAATATCCACTAAACAGCATCTGAACCAGTGAAATCTCTACTACGTGATCAAATGACAACTGTTcgaaaactgggacaagaccaCCAGTAGCTAAAAcaaaaggaataacataatctgaaaggtaaaaggcatcatttccaccccatactatacaagaaaagtttaagccacacctaaattatataagtgacctattacacaccttaactatataaaagtgatattattacctctcCACGACCCCCATACTAAGgtgcgtgtgttacacttattttaggagCGTCCAGCCTactaaataacaaaagtaaatggctaaaaatattaagaaaaaaggcatcgtttccaccccaaactatagtcgaaaagtcgaatccacacctaaactatataagtgacttaTTTACACACcctaactataaaaaagtgatactttttactgacgtggcagcgcgtgtaaaacactacaccacatgtgAGTGGTGGTAGCCTaatagggtgtaaatagtttcacttttttatagtttaggtatgtaataggtcactagtatagtttaggtgtggcttcgacttttcgggtatagtttgaggagaaaacgatgccttttccctaatctaaaataaacaggccttctggaacaaagaaggctcaccattgTATGGATCTATTTTCTCTGAATACTCTACTGCTTAGCcagacccctagattgagcctcagaacctaggAGGTAGGGGGTCAAAACAATTATACTAGTACGAAGAGAAAATccaatataataatttaaattcaacATATGTGAGAGCAGTTTGACcagttcataaatatatcgtATGGTAAAATCATAAGGGCATATTTAAAggactctataaaatcatctaaactctatgacactctttattttacttctgcgctaggtggtataccctacaatttcacAGCTTTCACCGAGTACCTTATCTCAGTTGCTGCCAAGATAGGAGTACTACTGAGGGAAgagcacacaagatcacacagcagggtgccacaACCCAAATCAATTCACTATGTCGTGGTTGGGCTCatgatcacaaagcagggctccaaaCGATAAATCTTGATTTGGGATGACAAAGTACTAGGTACActagatcacatagcagggtacgAAGTTCTCGTGTTGGCAATTCACGATTTCCGGCATAGATTCATCTAACTCATgctttcttcaggtaaccacctaacacaCATTAACCcagtttttaactctttaatacatgtattctctgaaatcaaagtGTGAAATCTCTGACTATGTATGGAAtgcatttatatggtatcgtcataccattgacttgcaatttacatctctgagccatttatagcatattatcatctcttcttcAAAACATGAAGTTTGGGACTACCATAACAATAAATCAGTTCAAAtaattctttcttttaaattcatgtaaacagATGCAAAAAAAACTTTCTCTTTATCaacatttcaataatacaaggtggtcatgtcatgTTTCTCAATTACATGCACTTATTTCTCTTTCAAACAAgaacataattttattaagaaacaccctttcatcatctctaaatcatgttcaaatactataatgttgagaaaactactttcaaaacataaaacacGCATTTCAACACTTTTCCGACATGATCATAAACTTtaattcatcacaagagaggggtttcataaTTTGTggtctcaaacaatcttcaattcaatacatatacatatagatgtaaatcaatttaagggggaaagacctaaaggccaaaacaataatatcattaaaacattcatgatacaaaattaaaatcatggattccaaaacccttttataaattcatgcttgataaacttTAAATTCTAATCAAGCGTTTCAATGAGACCATGCAATTTTTACGAAGaaccccatgtaccttaaattagaagattttaaatgaactctagcttttggaaTGCTATACGTATGATAGAttggtgcttcttgtagccctcagaatggagattccaaatcttcaagaattaaggaaaagttacggttaaatcttgagatatattaATCTTTGGGTCGAAACCCTATGGAGGATTCTTTGTGATTTTGGGAGAAAtaaccttattttggtgtttgggggatttaatGCCATGTTTAAGATGGAAGAGGGGTTGGAAATACCCAATTTTCCCTTAAAAACGAGAAAACAAAATCTGGAAATTTGGTGCGTGCGACAGAgcgtgcgtcgcacgctaatcgcgTGCAGCTACTGTCACTCTCACAAAAATGATTGTAACTCTTCGCTCGtgtattggatttaggcgaaattggtatctttgaaaagataatttgaagaactttcatttgatgtaaagtaggtcctctaattcatCATATACTAGGAGATATGGTCAgtggaagttgacctaagttttaatatacactaaaacttaatcaatagaaatGTTTCCNNNNNNNNNNNNNNNNNNNNNNNNNNNNNNNNNNNNNNNNNNNNNNNNNNNNNNNNNNNNNNNNNNNNNNNNNNNNNNNNNNNNNNNNNNNNNNNNNNNNNNNNNNNNNNNNNNNNNNNNNNNNNNNNNNNNNNNNNNNNNNNNNNNNNNNNNNNNNNNNNNNNNNNNNNNNNNNNNNNNNNNNNNNNNNNNNNNNNNNNNNNNNNNNNNNNNNNNNNNNNNNNNNNNNNNNNNNNNNNNNNNNNNNNNNNNNNNNNNNNNNNNNNNNNNNNNNNNNNNNNNNNNNNNNNNNNNNNNNNNNNNNNNNNNNNNNNNNNNNNNNNNNNNNNNNNNNNNNNNNNNNNNNNNNNNNNNNNNNNNNNNNNNNNNNNNNNNNNNNNNNNNNNNNNNNNNNNNNNNNNNNNNNNNNNNNNNNNNNNNNNNNNNNNNNNNNNNNNNNNNNNNNNNNNNNNNNNNNNNNNNNNNNNNNNNNNNNNNNNNNNNNNNNNNNNNNNNNNNNNNNNNNNNNNNNNNNNNNNNNNNNNNNNNNNNNNNNNNNNNNNNNNNNNNNNNNNNNNNNNNNNNNNNNNNNNNNNNNNNNNNNNNNNNNNNNNNNNNNNNNNNNNNNNNNNNNNNNNNNNNNNNNNNNNNNNNNNNNNNNNNNNNNNNNNNNNNNNNNNNNNNNNNNNNNNNNNNNNNNNNNNNNNNNNNNNNNNNNNNNNNNNNNNNNNNNNNNNNNNNNNNNNNNNNNNNNNNNNNNNNNNNNNNNNNNNNNNNNNNNNNNNNNNNNNNNNNNNNNNNNNNNNNNNNNNNNNNNNNNNNNNNNNNNNNNNNNNNNNNNNNNNNNNNNNNNNNNNNNNNNNNNNNNNNNNNNNNNNNNNNNNNNNNNNNNNNNNNNNNNNNNNNNNNNNNNNNNNNNNNNNNNNNNNNNNNNNNNNNNNNNNNNNNNNNNNNNNNNNNNNNNNNNNNNNNNNNNNNNNNNNNNNNNNNNNNNNNNNNNNNNNNNNNNNNNNNNNNNNNNNNNNNNNNNNNNNNNNNNNNNNNNNNNNNNNNNNNNNNNNNNNNNNNNNNNNNNNNNNNNNNNNNNNNNNNNNNNNNNNNNNNNNNNNNNNNNNNNNNNNNNNNNNNNNNNNNNNNNNNNNNNNNNNNNNNNNNNNNNNNNNNNNNNNNNNNNNNNNNNNNNNNNNNNNNNNNNNNNNNNNNNNNNNNNNNNNNNNNNNNNNNNNNNNNNNNNNNNNNNNNNNNNNNNNNNNNNNNNNNNNNNNNNNNNNNNNNNNNNNNNNNNNNNNNNNNNNNNNNNNNNNNNNNNNNNNNNNNNNNNNNNNNNNNNNNNNNNNNNNNNNNNNNNNNNNNNNNNNNNNNNNNNNNNNNNNNNNNNNNNNNNNNNNNNNNNNNNNNNNNNNNNNNNNNNNNNNNNNNNNNNNNNNNNNNNNNNNNNNNNNNNNNNNNNNNNNNNNNNNNNNNNNNNNNNNNNNNNNNNNNNNNNNNNNNNNNNNNNNNNNNNNNNNNNNNNNNNNNNNNNNNNNNNNNNNNNNNNNNNNNNNNNNNNNNNNNNNNNNNNNNNNNNNNNNNNNNNNNNNNNNNNNNNNNNNNNNNNNNNNNNNNNNNNNNNNNNNNNNNNNNNNNNNNNNNNNNNNNNNNNNNNNNNNNNNNNNNNNNNNNNNNNNNNNNNNNNNNNNNNNNNNNNNNNNNNNNNNNNNNNNNNNNNNNNNNNNNNNNNNNNNNNNNNNNNNNNNNNNNNNNNNNNNNNNNNNNNNNNNNNNNNNNNNNNNNNNNNNNNNNNNNNNNNNNNNNNNNNNNNNNNNNNNNNNNNNNNNNNNNNNNNNNNNNNNNNNNNNNNNNNNNNNNNNNNNNNNNNNNNNNNNNNNNNNNNNNNNNNNNNNNNNNNNNNNNNNNNNNNNNNNNNNNNNNNNNNNNNNNNNNNNNNNNNNNNNNNNNNNNNNNNNNNNNNNNNNNNNNNNNNNNNNNNNNNNNNNNNNNNNNNNNNNNNNNNNNNNNNNNNNNNNNNNNNNNNNNNNNNNNNNNNNNNNNNNNNNNNNNNNNNNNNNNNNNNNNNNNNNNNNNNNNNNNNNNNNNNNNNNNNNNNNNNNNNNNNNNNNNNNNNNNNNNNNNNNNNNNNNNNNNNNNNNNNNNNNNNNNNNNNNNNNNNNNNNNNNNNNNNNNNNNNNNNNNNNNNNNNNNNNNNNNNNNNNNNNNNNNNNNNNNNNNNNNNNNNNNNNNNNNNNNNNNNNNNNNNNNNNNNNNNNNNNNNNNNNNNNNNNNNNNNNNNNNNNNNNNNNNNNNNNNNNNNNNNNNNNNNNNNNNNNNNNNNNNNNNNNNNNNNNNNNNNNNNNNNNNNNNNNNNNNNNNNNNNNNNNNNNNNNNNNNNNNNNNNNNNNNNNNNNNNNNNNNNNNNNNNNNNNNNNNNNNNNNNNNNNNNNNNNNNNNNNNNNNNNNNNNNNNNNNNNNNNNNNNNNNNNNNNNNNNNNNNNNNNNNNNNNNNNNNNNNNNNNNNNNNNNNNNNNNNNNNNNNNNNNNNNNNNNNNNNNNNNNNNNNNNNNNNNNNNNNNNNNNNNNNNNNNNNNNNNNNNNNNNNNNNNNNNNNNNNNNNNNNNNNNNNNNNNNNNNNNNNNNNNNNNNNNNNNNNNNNNNNNNNNNNNNNNNNNNNNNNNNNNNNNNNNNNNNNNNNNNNNNNNNNNNNNNNNNNNNNNNNNNNNNNNNNNNNNNNNNNNNNNNNNNNNNNNNNNNNNNNNNNNNNNNN
Proteins encoded in this window:
- the LOC124897645 gene encoding uncharacterized protein LOC124897645, which encodes MELWMESSQMTDSVLISICNISVWQVFSLWRNNLSGILPREICNLIKMQFLYLEKNRFTGGIHKEMSNLIESEVHDCYDTNRGPSRDEHLEPQRPGRPCLSGGIPYNFTAFTEYLISVAAKIGVLLREEHTRSHSRVPQPKSIHYVVVGLMITKQGSKR